From a single Thalassophryne amazonica chromosome 7, fThaAma1.1, whole genome shotgun sequence genomic region:
- the LOC117514807 gene encoding prostaglandin reductase 3-like encodes MRLDITSTRRQLLITKYLSFFFFFFEEMKKAMSGCSVLLPKHVRRAVSVLGWGRGGTEPLCGVERRRSYIIDTSYSGHFMDYQRSSIPTSMKKMVAEKLSPDFREAVRVRTVPVPTPGDAELLVINRFVGINASDINYSAGRYDPSVKPPFDVGFEGIGEVVGLGLSASSRNAIGDTVAYFNSGSFAEYTVVPAKVSVSVPSAKPEFLTLLLSGATAYIALKRLGDLTKGETVLVTAAAGGTGQFAVQFAKQAGCHVVGTCSSTEKAGFLKSIGCDRPIIYTEEDLAKTLRKEYPRGIDVVYESVGGRLLEVAVNNLANKGRLIVIGFISGYQSASGIPALRGGTLPVKLLQRSASIRGFFLPHFLSDYKESLGSMMQMFAKGELVCEVDCGDLTQEGRFVGLESVFRAVDYMYAGKNLGKVVVELAPPTVGNSKL; translated from the exons CCATGTCCGGCTGCTCGGTGTTGTTGCCGAAACACGTTAGAAGAGCGGTGTCGGTACTCGGCTGGGGGCGCGGAGGAACCGAACCACTTTGTGGAGTTGAGCGGCGGCGGAGCTACATCATCGACACGTCCTACTCGGGTCACTTCATGGATTACCAGCGGTCGTCCATACCGACCTCCATGAAGAAGATGGTCGCGGAGAAGCTGAGTCCAGATTTCAGAGAGGCCGTGCGTGTGCGAACCGTGCCCGTACCGACACCCGGAGATGCCGAGCTGCTCGTCATAAATCG GTTTGTGGGAATTAACGCATCTGATATTAATTACTCTGCGGGCCGGTATGACCCTTCGGTGAAGCCTCCATTCGATGTTGGCTTTGAGGGTATTGGTGAGGTGGTTGGCCTCGGCCTCAGCGCCAGCTCCCGTAATGCCATCGGGGACACTGTGGCCTACTTCAACAGTGGCTCATTTGCTGAGTACACAGTGGTGCCAGCCAAAGTGAGTGTTTCCGTCCCCTCGGCGAAGCCAGAGTTCCTCACCCTGCTGCTCAGCGGTGCCACAGCCTACATCGCCTTGAAACGCCTTGGTGACCTGACCAAAGGTGAGACCGTTCTGGTCACAGCAGCTGCAGGAGGAACGGGACAGTTTGCTGTGCAGTTCGCTAAACAGGCTGGTTGTCACGTGGTCGGTACCTGCTCCTCCACTGAAAAAGCTGGCTTCCTTAAATCCATCGGCTGCGACAGGCCAATAATCTACACTGAAGAAGACTTGGCCAAGACGCTGAGGAAAGAATATCCACGTGGTATAGATGTGGTGTATGAGTCAGTTGGAGGTAGACTTCTAGAAGTTGCAGTGAATAATTTGGCCAATAAAGGCCGGCTGATAGTAATCGGGTTTATCTCTGGATACCAGAGTGCATCAGGGATCCCGGCTTTAAGAGGAGGAACACTGCCTGTCAAACTGCTCCAGAGGTCGGCCAGCATTCGGGGCTTCTTTCTGCCACACTTCCTGAGTGACTATAAGGAGTCCCTGGGGAGTATGATGCAGATGTTTGCAAAGGGGGAGCTCGTGTGCGAGGTGGACTGCGGTGACTTAACACAGGAGGGGAGGTTCGTTGGTTTGGAATCAGTCTTCCGAGCTGTGGACTACATGTATGCTGGGAAAAACCTAGGCAAGGTTGTGGTGGAATTGGCACCACCCACTGTTGGTAACAGTAAACTGTGA